The following are encoded in a window of Armatimonas rosea genomic DNA:
- a CDS encoding DUF1553 domain-containing protein: protein MRSRLWMWVAPPLVAGSLALAQKPQPAPTPTTIFKADCLPCHSAAEREGGLNLEGTLTPAQAKRILERVRGEGGKPQMPPTGKPLPAQKQAALARWEKGLAETRHWAYEPVKRPLEPPVEVSGIDSFVKARLVNEKLGFAPQADKTTLIRRVTLDLTGLPPTPAEVDAFLADTRQDAYARLVDRLLANPHYGERMALPWLDAARYADSNGFQQDGDTFQYVWRDWVVKAFNKNMPFDQFTIEQLAGDLLPRATQDQQIATGFNRCHLLNGEGGAIPEEQRNVIVFDRVDVTATTFLGLTMACAQCHDHKYDPLSQKDYYRFFAYFNNVPESGVPSGGGQYRIAEPFVTVPESDEQRKKLDQLNKMLDISKMELKGLEAEAKPTAVPVTLSPWKLAASLPAASFDAAFDTLKPLGELTGGAEHPEWADGAVQSLPDGDNTAHYLVRTVTVPQATTLLLSLGSDDAIKLWVNGRQVLSKKITRGALPDQEQVAVTLLPGANILVLKIVNGGGASGFYFKPGAPVSPALAATRERVASLTKERDALQASLPRVMVMSDARPRKTTVLIRGQYLSPGEEVTCGTPTYFPQPVGGNRLELARWLVRRENPLTARVFVNRLWQQFFGIGLVKTSENFGLLGEKPSHPELLDWLAAEFMDSGWDIKHLVRLIVTSQTYKQSSKVSAELRKRDPENRLLARGARFRLPSLILRDLALASSGLLNDKIGGKPVYPYQPKGIWDSLSITKERDFSYPQSTGRDLYRRSLYTFWRRTVGPGNMFDASSRQACKVRASLTSTPLHALTTLNDITWVEASRVLAEKLMLESANPNQRLTSAFRRICARRPSARELDILRSSYERTRVAYELDPEQATAFLSMGESKRNPNLALAEHAALSQVCLSIFNLDEALTKE from the coding sequence ATGCGTTCACGACTCTGGATGTGGGTTGCACCGCCGTTGGTGGCGGGCTCGCTCGCGCTGGCACAGAAGCCCCAGCCTGCACCAACCCCCACGACGATCTTCAAGGCCGACTGCCTTCCCTGCCATAGCGCTGCGGAGCGTGAGGGCGGGCTGAACCTAGAGGGGACTCTCACCCCGGCGCAGGCGAAGCGTATCCTGGAGCGGGTGCGCGGCGAGGGCGGAAAGCCGCAGATGCCGCCGACGGGAAAGCCGCTTCCCGCGCAGAAGCAAGCCGCGCTGGCCCGCTGGGAGAAGGGCCTGGCAGAGACCCGGCACTGGGCCTACGAGCCGGTCAAGCGCCCGCTGGAGCCGCCGGTCGAGGTGAGCGGGATCGATAGCTTTGTGAAGGCGCGGCTGGTCAATGAGAAGCTCGGCTTTGCGCCCCAGGCCGATAAAACAACCCTGATTCGGCGCGTGACACTGGACTTGACGGGGTTGCCGCCGACGCCTGCCGAGGTCGATGCCTTTCTCGCCGACACGCGCCAGGATGCCTACGCACGGCTCGTGGACCGCTTGCTGGCCAATCCCCACTACGGCGAGCGCATGGCCCTGCCCTGGCTAGATGCCGCGCGCTACGCCGACTCCAACGGCTTCCAGCAAGACGGCGACACGTTCCAGTATGTCTGGCGGGACTGGGTGGTGAAGGCCTTTAACAAGAACATGCCCTTTGACCAGTTCACCATTGAGCAGCTCGCGGGGGACCTGCTGCCGAGGGCGACTCAGGACCAGCAGATCGCAACGGGCTTCAACCGCTGTCACCTGCTCAACGGCGAGGGCGGCGCGATCCCCGAGGAGCAACGCAATGTGATTGTCTTCGACCGGGTGGATGTGACGGCGACGACATTTCTGGGGCTGACGATGGCCTGTGCCCAGTGCCACGACCACAAGTACGATCCCCTCAGCCAGAAAGACTACTACCGGTTCTTTGCCTACTTCAACAATGTCCCCGAGAGCGGGGTGCCGTCGGGGGGCGGCCAGTACCGGATCGCCGAGCCGTTTGTCACCGTGCCGGAGAGCGACGAGCAACGTAAGAAGCTCGACCAGCTCAACAAGATGCTCGACATCAGCAAGATGGAGCTCAAGGGGCTGGAGGCGGAGGCGAAACCAACCGCGGTCCCGGTGACTCTCTCGCCCTGGAAGCTGGCCGCCAGCCTCCCCGCCGCGAGCTTCGATGCGGCGTTTGACACTCTCAAGCCGCTCGGGGAGCTCACGGGGGGCGCAGAGCATCCCGAGTGGGCCGACGGCGCAGTGCAGTCCCTCCCCGACGGCGATAACACGGCGCACTATCTGGTACGCACGGTCACGGTGCCGCAGGCGACCACGCTCTTGCTCAGCCTGGGTAGCGACGATGCCATTAAGCTCTGGGTGAACGGGAGACAGGTGCTCTCGAAGAAGATCACGCGCGGGGCGCTGCCCGATCAGGAGCAGGTGGCGGTCACGCTATTGCCCGGAGCCAACATCCTGGTGCTCAAGATTGTCAATGGTGGGGGCGCATCGGGGTTCTACTTCAAGCCCGGCGCTCCGGTCTCTCCGGCACTGGCCGCGACCCGCGAGCGTGTGGCGTCGCTGACCAAGGAGCGCGATGCCCTCCAAGCGAGCCTCCCGCGGGTGATGGTGATGTCCGATGCCCGTCCGCGCAAGACCACCGTCCTGATCCGCGGCCAGTACCTCTCGCCAGGTGAGGAGGTCACCTGCGGCACACCTACCTACTTCCCCCAGCCGGTGGGCGGCAATCGCTTGGAGCTGGCCCGCTGGCTGGTGCGTCGTGAGAACCCGCTCACGGCGCGGGTCTTTGTCAACCGGCTCTGGCAGCAGTTCTTTGGGATTGGCTTGGTCAAGACCAGCGAGAACTTCGGCCTGCTCGGGGAGAAGCCCAGCCACCCGGAGCTCCTCGACTGGCTGGCGGCGGAGTTCATGGACTCGGGCTGGGATATCAAGCACCTCGTGCGGCTGATCGTCACCAGCCAGACCTATAAACAGTCGTCCAAAGTCTCTGCCGAGCTACGCAAGCGCGACCCGGAAAACCGCCTGCTCGCCCGTGGTGCCCGTTTTCGGCTACCATCGCTGATCCTGCGCGATCTGGCCCTGGCAAGCTCTGGCCTCCTCAACGATAAGATCGGGGGCAAGCCGGTCTACCCGTACCAGCCCAAGGGCATCTGGGACAGCCTCTCGATCACCAAGGAGCGCGACTTCTCCTATCCCCAGTCCACGGGGCGCGATCTCTACCGCCGCAGCCTCTACACCTTCTGGCGGCGCACGGTGGGGCCGGGCAATATGTTCGATGCCTCTTCGCGCCAGGCCTGTAAAGTGCGCGCCTCGCTCACCAGCACCCCGCTTCACGCCCTCACCACCCTCAACGACATCACCTGGGTCGAGGCCAGCCGCGTGCTTGCGGAGAAGCTGATGCTGGAGTCGGCCAACCCCAACCAGCGCCTCACGTCCGCCTTCCGCCGCATCTGCGCCCGGCGGCCGTCGGCGCGGGAGCTGGACATCCTGCGCAGCAGCTACGAGCGCACCCGAGTCGCCTACGAGCTAGACCCCGAGCAAGCGACTGCCTTTCTGTCGATGGGGGAGAGCAAGCGCAATCCCAACCTCGCTCTCGCCGAGCACGCGGCGCTCTCTCAAGTCTGTCTGTCGATCTTTAATCTGGATGAGGCACTGACGAAAGAATGA
- a CDS encoding DUF1501 domain-containing protein has product MNPEFERDLGITRRQFFGKSATGIGMAALASLLGEETVHAHSPFAKPEGVGGGAAGGRLDAGGNAKAKRVVVLWQGGAPSHVDLFDYKPGLEKLRGTDVPDSVRKGTRLSTMTSGLKKFPVLPSIKPFKAYGKSGMMLSELLPHIGSLADDICLIHSMHTEAVNHAPGVTFLLTGSQIPGRPSMGAWATYGLGSMSKDLPAFVVMTSTDTGRTCGQLFYDYYWGSGFLPSKFQGVRFRSEGEPVLYLKNPDGLPDGLRRKQLDDIGALNAQHLSEYGDPEIETRISQYELAYKMQASVPDLLAIEKEPAHILERYGKDVHRPGSYARNCLLARRLLERGVRFVQLMHSGWDQHGNLPTQLAEQCRDTDQSSAALILDLKERGLLDDTIVLWASEFGRTPFVQGDMTKAAYGRDHLGSVYSMWACGGGFKGGYVHGASDDFAYNPVKDPMDGHDLQATILHQLGIDHTKLTYRFQGRDFRLTDVFGTVQKKLIV; this is encoded by the coding sequence ATGAACCCGGAATTTGAACGCGATCTCGGCATCACCCGCCGACAGTTTTTTGGTAAGAGCGCCACCGGAATCGGCATGGCCGCGCTCGCAAGCCTGCTCGGCGAAGAAACCGTCCACGCCCACTCCCCCTTCGCGAAGCCGGAGGGGGTCGGCGGTGGTGCCGCCGGGGGGAGGCTAGACGCGGGGGGCAACGCCAAAGCCAAGCGTGTGGTCGTCCTCTGGCAGGGCGGTGCACCCTCGCACGTCGATCTTTTCGACTACAAGCCAGGGCTGGAGAAGCTGCGCGGCACCGATGTGCCGGACTCGGTGCGCAAGGGGACACGCCTCTCGACCATGACCAGCGGGCTCAAGAAGTTCCCCGTCCTGCCGTCGATCAAGCCCTTCAAGGCCTACGGCAAGTCCGGGATGATGCTCTCGGAGCTGCTGCCGCATATCGGGTCGCTCGCCGACGATATCTGCCTGATCCACTCCATGCACACCGAGGCGGTGAACCATGCGCCCGGCGTGACCTTCCTGCTCACCGGCTCTCAGATTCCCGGGCGGCCCAGCATGGGCGCGTGGGCGACCTACGGCCTAGGGAGCATGAGCAAGGACCTGCCCGCCTTTGTGGTCATGACCTCCACCGACACCGGGCGCACCTGCGGCCAGCTCTTCTACGACTACTACTGGGGCAGCGGTTTTCTGCCGTCCAAGTTCCAGGGCGTCCGCTTCCGGAGCGAGGGCGAGCCGGTGCTCTACCTCAAAAACCCCGACGGCCTCCCCGACGGGCTGCGGCGCAAGCAGCTCGACGATATCGGGGCGCTCAATGCCCAGCATTTAAGCGAGTACGGCGACCCAGAGATCGAGACCCGCATCTCCCAGTACGAGCTTGCCTACAAGATGCAGGCATCGGTGCCGGACTTGCTGGCGATCGAGAAGGAGCCCGCCCATATCCTGGAGCGCTACGGGAAAGATGTCCACCGACCCGGCAGCTACGCGAGAAACTGCCTGCTGGCGCGTCGGCTCTTGGAGCGCGGGGTTCGCTTTGTCCAGCTCATGCACTCGGGCTGGGACCAGCACGGCAACCTCCCCACCCAGCTCGCCGAGCAGTGCCGCGACACCGATCAGTCATCGGCGGCACTGATCCTAGACCTGAAAGAGCGCGGCCTGCTCGACGACACCATCGTCCTCTGGGCCAGTGAGTTTGGGCGCACTCCGTTCGTGCAGGGCGACATGACCAAGGCTGCCTACGGCCGCGATCACCTCGGCTCGGTCTACAGTATGTGGGCGTGTGGCGGCGGCTTCAAAGGCGGCTATGTCCACGGTGCCAGCGATGACTTCGCCTACAACCCCGTCAAAGACCCCATGGACGGTCACGATCTCCAAGCCACTATTCTGCACCAGCTCGGAATCGACCACACCAAGCTCACCTACCGCTTCCAGGGACGCGATTTCCGCCTGACAGATGTCTTTGGCACTGTCCAGAAGAAGCTGATTGTGTAG
- a CDS encoding M28 family peptidase gives MKRFSLSLALTLALGSLASAQTFSPDSVKNHVAYLASDALAGRGSGTRGNEAAAKYIAEQFKKAGLKPAGTKGYLQPFAFPAGVAQGSKNRLQVSGFGRYAAGQTFEPSPLSTTGEVSGALVFVGEGVEYSQDVKGKIAVAFSGGEGGVRKKAVVARDKGALGLIVASADDAALRFEEGDGTDAGLPIAIVRKSVIEAWKAKGGTLTATLQTEVKKQTKTSANILGLLEGSDPALKGEVLVIGAHMDHLGMGGTHSLAESKAPAIHHGADDNASGTAGVLELAAYFAKNPPKRSILFMCFSGEELGLLGSAHYVKNPTVPLDKTVAMVNMDMIGRLDQDKLIAVGSGTSPEWNPLLDRLNAESKFTLARSESGFGSSDQQSFYNAKIPVLFFFTGLHGDYHRPSDTADKINYAGEAKVLALVARAAQAIADAPTRPGFTQIAVVQEQPARFRVSLGSIPAYSYEGEGVQLDGVRPGSPAEKAGLQKGDIMIKFGERTIKNVQEYTLALGEHKPGDVVEIVVKRGEQTLTLKATLAASSR, from the coding sequence ATGAAACGCTTCTCACTCTCCCTGGCGCTGACACTTGCGCTGGGCTCGCTTGCCTCGGCGCAGACCTTCTCGCCGGACTCTGTCAAGAACCACGTGGCTTACTTGGCCTCCGATGCGCTCGCAGGGCGTGGCTCGGGGACGCGCGGGAACGAGGCGGCGGCGAAGTATATCGCGGAGCAGTTTAAGAAAGCGGGGCTGAAGCCGGCGGGGACCAAGGGGTATCTCCAGCCGTTTGCGTTCCCAGCAGGGGTCGCGCAGGGGAGCAAGAACCGGCTCCAGGTGAGTGGCTTTGGACGCTACGCCGCCGGGCAGACCTTTGAGCCGTCGCCGCTCTCCACCACCGGCGAGGTCAGCGGCGCGCTGGTCTTTGTGGGCGAGGGGGTGGAGTACTCTCAGGACGTGAAGGGCAAGATCGCGGTCGCCTTCTCCGGGGGCGAGGGCGGGGTTCGCAAGAAGGCCGTGGTCGCACGGGACAAGGGAGCGCTGGGGCTGATTGTCGCCTCCGCCGACGATGCGGCCCTGCGCTTTGAAGAGGGCGATGGCACCGATGCCGGCCTACCCATCGCGATTGTGCGCAAGAGCGTGATCGAGGCATGGAAGGCCAAGGGCGGGACCCTCACCGCGACCCTCCAGACCGAGGTGAAGAAGCAGACCAAGACCAGCGCCAATATCCTCGGGCTCCTGGAAGGCTCGGATCCGGCGCTCAAGGGTGAGGTGCTGGTGATCGGGGCGCACATGGACCACTTAGGCATGGGCGGAACGCACTCACTGGCGGAGAGCAAGGCACCGGCGATCCACCACGGCGCCGACGATAACGCGTCGGGGACGGCGGGGGTTCTGGAGCTGGCGGCGTACTTTGCCAAGAATCCTCCCAAGCGCTCGATCCTGTTTATGTGCTTCTCCGGTGAGGAGCTAGGCCTGCTGGGGAGCGCGCACTATGTCAAGAACCCCACCGTGCCGCTCGATAAGACCGTCGCGATGGTCAACATGGACATGATCGGGCGGCTGGACCAAGATAAGCTGATCGCGGTGGGCAGTGGGACGTCGCCGGAGTGGAACCCGCTTTTGGATCGTCTCAATGCCGAGTCCAAGTTCACCCTCGCCCGCTCCGAGTCTGGGTTTGGCTCCAGCGACCAGCAGTCGTTCTACAATGCCAAGATTCCGGTCTTGTTCTTCTTCACCGGCCTGCACGGCGACTACCACCGCCCCAGCGACACCGCCGATAAGATCAACTACGCCGGTGAGGCAAAGGTGCTGGCCCTCGTCGCCCGTGCCGCCCAAGCCATCGCCGATGCCCCGACCCGTCCTGGCTTCACCCAGATCGCGGTGGTGCAGGAGCAGCCCGCCCGCTTCCGTGTCTCGCTGGGCTCGATCCCCGCCTACAGCTACGAGGGCGAGGGCGTCCAGCTGGATGGGGTCCGGCCCGGCTCACCCGCGGAGAAGGCCGGCCTGCAGAAGGGCGACATCATGATCAAGTTTGGCGAGCGGACCATCAAGAATGTCCAGGAGTACACCCTGGCCCTAGGCGAGCACAAGCCCGGCGATGTGGTGGAGATCGTCGTCAAGCGCGGCGAGCAGACCCTGACGCTAAAGGCAACCCTCGCGGCATCGAGCCGGTAG
- a CDS encoding dual specificity protein phosphatase family protein: MDQVRPWLYVGKLAETLDYTRLLTHRIEAMLQLAAEVKQPGIAQLYLNVDDGKPLPPGALEKGVAFVREHLAQHETVLIACGAGMSRAPTFAIAVLCEEEGIGLLEAYAAVVAVRGIAMPHRALWRSLCEWRGEDVPYDEVLRLWKEAGGINYL; the protein is encoded by the coding sequence ATGGATCAAGTTCGCCCGTGGCTCTATGTCGGCAAGCTCGCTGAGACCCTGGACTACACACGGCTCTTGACACACCGAATTGAGGCCATGCTCCAGCTCGCCGCGGAGGTCAAGCAACCGGGGATTGCCCAGCTCTATCTCAATGTCGACGATGGCAAGCCCCTGCCACCCGGTGCGCTAGAGAAAGGGGTGGCGTTTGTGCGGGAGCACCTGGCTCAGCACGAGACCGTCCTGATCGCTTGCGGTGCGGGTATGAGCCGCGCCCCCACGTTTGCGATCGCGGTGCTCTGTGAGGAAGAGGGGATCGGGCTCTTGGAGGCCTACGCCGCCGTCGTCGCGGTCCGGGGAATCGCCATGCCGCACCGTGCGCTCTGGAGATCGCTCTGTGAGTGGCGCGGCGAGGATGTCCCCTACGACGAAGTGCTGCGGCTCTGGAAAGAGGCGGGGGGAATCAACTATCTTTGA
- a CDS encoding acetyl-CoA carboxylase biotin carboxyl carrier protein subunit produces the protein MTTWLYNDQELALPPLGPDSTARLLPSGDIEVQHAGRSTVVPAARDTQGRVWLSWQGRSFVLTPATPGRRQRAAKRSGSLTAPMTGVVAEVLVQVGDTVEAYQPLAIVEAMKVLATLEAPFAGTVTAVHVGKKDRVEHGMVLVELAP, from the coding sequence ATGACAACCTGGCTCTACAACGACCAAGAGCTCGCTCTCCCCCCTCTTGGCCCCGACTCCACCGCCCGCCTGCTCCCCAGTGGCGATATCGAGGTGCAGCACGCAGGGCGCAGCACGGTCGTCCCCGCCGCCCGCGATACCCAGGGCCGGGTCTGGCTCAGCTGGCAGGGACGGAGCTTTGTGCTCACGCCCGCCACCCCAGGGCGACGGCAGCGTGCGGCGAAGAGATCCGGGAGCCTCACCGCCCCGATGACCGGTGTGGTCGCCGAGGTGCTGGTTCAGGTCGGCGATACCGTGGAGGCCTACCAGCCACTCGCGATTGTCGAGGCAATGAAGGTGCTGGCGACACTTGAAGCGCCGTTTGCGGGGACGGTCACCGCGGTTCATGTCGGCAAGAAAGACCGTGTCGAGCACGGCATGGTCCTCGTGGAGCTGGCTCCGTAG
- a CDS encoding acyl-CoA thioesterase codes for MTEFKYADETEVRSAIFMNASDANHFGNVHGGQVMKLVDEIAYVCAARYCGGVAVTAAVDRIDFHEPVYVGELLHIAARVVYVGRTSMEIEITLHAEDIPTGATRHTNTCHFTFVALDKVENPRPRAVPRLVCRTRDDKARFIQAKMRRERGIEYRKERDAFLKQFAALSDTELDTLLAEAVA; via the coding sequence ATGACTGAGTTTAAGTACGCCGACGAGACCGAGGTGCGGAGCGCGATCTTCATGAACGCCAGCGATGCCAACCACTTCGGCAATGTCCACGGCGGCCAGGTGATGAAGCTGGTCGATGAGATCGCCTATGTCTGTGCGGCGCGCTACTGTGGCGGGGTCGCGGTGACCGCCGCCGTGGACCGTATCGACTTCCACGAGCCGGTCTATGTGGGCGAGCTGCTGCATATCGCGGCGCGGGTGGTCTATGTCGGGCGGACCTCGATGGAGATCGAGATCACGCTCCACGCCGAGGACATCCCCACCGGCGCGACCCGCCACACCAATACCTGCCACTTCACGTTTGTGGCGCTGGACAAGGTCGAGAACCCACGCCCGCGTGCGGTCCCTCGGCTGGTCTGCCGCACCCGTGACGATAAAGCGCGCTTTATTCAGGCAAAGATGCGCCGAGAGCGTGGGATCGAGTACCGCAAGGAGCGCGACGCCTTTCTCAAGCAGTTCGCCGCCCTGAGCGACACGGAGCTGGACACGCTCCTCGCGGAGGCAGTCGCATGA
- a CDS encoding acetyl-CoA carboxylase biotin carboxylase subunit, with protein sequence MQRLLIANRGEIAVRIIRACREQGISPVVVTSDADRDSPAVHLADAFVCLGPGPAHESYLRTDAVLAAAKTLQADAIHPGYGFLSENAAFADACAAAGLTFVGPPGSVIRALGDKIGAKNTMQAAGVPCVPGYNGDDQRDEVLEREAARIGTPLLIKASAGGGGRGMRRVDHLADFLPQLTEARREAQAAFGDSRVLLEKYVLRPRHIEFQIFGDTHGNVVQLFERECSIQRRHQKILEESPSPALTPALRARMAEAAVLAGKAAGYIGAGTVEFLVSGEAFYFLEVNTRLQVEHPVTESITGTDLVAWQLAVAQGKPLPLTQDELVSRGHCIEARVYAEDPATGFLPSLGTLLRWREPSGPGIRVDSGYTEGMEVPPFYDPMLAKVIASGPDRATALARLDQALASFVVLGVTTNLEYLRAVLADPAFVAGELHTGFLTERFTGWRPNATIPDEILLALSALGQPPPSRAAEKPRQTGWLATDHWRNTK encoded by the coding sequence ATGCAACGACTGCTGATTGCCAATCGCGGGGAGATCGCCGTGCGGATTATCCGCGCGTGTCGGGAGCAGGGCATCTCCCCGGTCGTGGTCACCTCCGACGCCGACCGCGACTCGCCGGCGGTTCACCTCGCCGATGCCTTTGTGTGCCTGGGGCCCGGCCCCGCCCACGAGAGCTACCTGCGCACCGATGCCGTTCTCGCTGCCGCCAAGACCCTCCAGGCCGATGCGATCCACCCCGGCTACGGCTTTCTCTCGGAGAACGCGGCCTTCGCCGATGCGTGCGCCGCCGCGGGGCTCACGTTTGTGGGGCCGCCCGGCAGTGTCATCCGTGCGCTGGGCGATAAGATCGGGGCTAAGAACACGATGCAGGCCGCGGGCGTGCCGTGCGTGCCGGGGTACAACGGCGACGACCAGCGCGACGAGGTTCTAGAGCGGGAGGCGGCGCGGATCGGCACGCCCCTGCTCATCAAGGCATCGGCGGGGGGCGGCGGGCGCGGGATGCGGCGCGTGGACCACCTCGCCGATTTTCTCCCCCAGCTCACCGAGGCGCGGCGCGAGGCCCAGGCAGCCTTTGGCGACTCCCGTGTGCTACTAGAAAAATATGTCCTGCGCCCCCGGCACATCGAGTTTCAGATCTTTGGCGATACCCACGGCAATGTGGTCCAGCTCTTCGAGCGCGAGTGCAGTATCCAGCGGCGCCACCAGAAAATCCTAGAGGAGTCCCCCTCACCCGCGCTCACGCCCGCTCTCCGGGCACGCATGGCCGAGGCCGCCGTGCTCGCGGGGAAGGCGGCGGGCTATATCGGGGCGGGGACGGTCGAGTTTCTGGTCTCGGGCGAGGCGTTTTACTTTCTGGAGGTCAATACCCGCCTCCAGGTCGAGCACCCGGTCACCGAGAGTATCACCGGCACCGACCTGGTGGCCTGGCAGCTCGCGGTCGCGCAGGGCAAGCCGCTCCCGCTCACCCAAGATGAGCTCGTCTCCCGGGGCCACTGTATCGAGGCACGGGTCTACGCCGAGGACCCCGCCACGGGCTTCTTGCCGTCGCTGGGAACCCTCCTGCGCTGGCGCGAGCCGAGCGGGCCGGGGATTCGTGTCGACTCGGGCTACACCGAGGGGATGGAGGTCCCCCCCTTCTACGACCCCATGCTCGCCAAGGTGATCGCCTCCGGCCCGGACCGCGCCACGGCCCTCGCGCGGCTGGATCAGGCGCTGGCAAGCTTTGTCGTGCTGGGAGTCACCACCAACCTCGAGTACCTACGCGCCGTCCTCGCCGACCCCGCCTTTGTCGCGGGCGAGCTCCACACAGGCTTCCTCACCGAGCGCTTCACCGGCTGGAGACCCAACGCCACTATCCCCGACGAGATCCTGCTCGCTCTGAGCGCACTGGGCCAGCCCCCGCCCTCGCGGGCTGCAGAGAAACCGCGCCAAACCGGCTGGCTCGCCACCGACCACTGGAGAAACACAAAGTAG
- a CDS encoding ChaN family lipoprotein: MMRDETESWRVVEAATGRGLRWRDLAGRLAQANAVFVGEQHDDPETHKLEARLFAELHRKVGPRLALAMEMIERDGQAGLEDYLAGRLDEAAFTKAVTLWKTYPTDYRAMVEYAKANKLAVYGSNAPNKFVRIVGQKGLAGLESLSPADRGLVAAAVTAPMGDSYQKKFFATMTGMGASHGPGMDDAMLRRIYEAQCLRDDTMAETIVKALDKGHVVYHVNGSFHSDGGMGTAARTLFKRPLGTRLALVKAVPVPDVRKADPSELKTEADWLVFVPAPPGKK, from the coding sequence ATGATGCGTGATGAGACAGAGAGCTGGCGGGTTGTGGAGGCGGCGACCGGCCGCGGGCTACGCTGGCGAGACCTTGCGGGGCGACTTGCCCAGGCCAATGCAGTCTTTGTGGGGGAGCAGCACGACGACCCCGAGACCCACAAGCTAGAGGCGCGCCTCTTTGCGGAGCTGCACCGGAAAGTGGGGCCGCGGCTCGCGCTGGCGATGGAGATGATCGAGCGCGACGGCCAAGCGGGCCTTGAGGATTATCTGGCGGGCAGGCTCGACGAAGCGGCGTTTACCAAGGCCGTGACTCTCTGGAAGACCTACCCGACCGACTACCGCGCGATGGTGGAGTACGCCAAGGCCAACAAGCTCGCGGTCTATGGCTCCAACGCGCCCAATAAGTTCGTGCGAATCGTCGGCCAGAAGGGCCTCGCCGGGCTGGAGAGCCTCTCGCCCGCCGACCGTGGCCTGGTCGCCGCTGCGGTCACGGCCCCCATGGGCGATTCCTACCAGAAGAAGTTCTTCGCGACCATGACGGGGATGGGCGCAAGCCATGGGCCGGGAATGGACGACGCCATGCTACGGCGCATCTACGAGGCCCAGTGCCTGCGCGATGACACCATGGCGGAGACGATTGTAAAGGCGCTGGACAAGGGACACGTGGTCTACCATGTCAATGGCAGCTTCCACTCCGACGGTGGCATGGGAACCGCGGCGCGCACGCTCTTCAAGCGCCCGCTGGGAACCCGGCTCGCACTGGTCAAGGCCGTCCCGGTCCCCGATGTGCGCAAGGCCGATCCCAGCGAGCTCAAGACCGAGGCCGACTGGCTGGTCTTTGTGCCTGCTCCGCCGGGTAAGAAATAA
- a CDS encoding HD-GYP domain-containing protein, producing the protein MVNRFPLSSASGTCPLPGVDEDKGSGLLSLPCFVCLPRLTQHQIGFWMLVAQAVGTLALFLLRPVSPVLAAVPLWLAITALAVNALLPFAYRSGVKHIRMVATMTYTLLVSLAIPEPYVTQHVCVALPLPILVAMVLRGTCCMTVGVLLEYLVLLLRSHASGVYLRPESLVMVAMINGGLILARTSMDLALRDAQEQKRHAEARTAEVQAAYGETISGWSRALELRDSETQGHSQRVTALTLQLAKELHIPEEQWEALRWGALLHDIGKMGVPDEVLRKPGALTPEERLIIEEHPRIAYELLRPISFLKDALVIPYCHHERWDGKGYPQGLAGENIPLAARLFSIVDVWDALTSDRSYRKAWSVEKSRAYLEEQAGCAFDPALVQAFCRMLAAQR; encoded by the coding sequence ATGGTCAATCGGTTTCCGCTCAGTTCTGCATCGGGGACGTGCCCGCTGCCTGGTGTCGATGAAGACAAAGGGAGCGGGCTCTTGTCGTTGCCCTGCTTTGTGTGCCTGCCTCGGCTGACACAGCATCAGATAGGGTTCTGGATGCTCGTGGCGCAGGCAGTGGGGACTCTGGCGCTGTTCCTACTCCGCCCCGTCAGCCCTGTGCTGGCTGCGGTTCCCCTCTGGCTGGCGATCACGGCGCTGGCGGTAAATGCCCTGCTCCCGTTTGCCTACCGTAGCGGCGTAAAGCACATTCGGATGGTGGCGACCATGACCTACACGCTCCTGGTGAGTCTGGCGATCCCGGAGCCGTACGTAACCCAGCATGTCTGCGTTGCGCTTCCCTTACCTATCCTGGTGGCGATGGTGCTCCGGGGGACCTGCTGCATGACGGTCGGGGTGTTGCTGGAGTACCTGGTGCTCTTGCTCCGCTCTCATGCCAGTGGGGTCTACCTGCGTCCGGAGTCGCTGGTGATGGTCGCCATGATCAATGGGGGGCTCATTCTCGCACGAACCAGCATGGACCTGGCGCTTCGTGATGCCCAGGAGCAAAAGCGGCATGCGGAGGCACGCACCGCCGAGGTTCAGGCGGCCTACGGGGAGACGATCTCTGGCTGGTCGCGGGCGCTGGAGCTGCGCGACTCCGAGACCCAGGGACATAGCCAGAGGGTGACCGCGCTGACGCTCCAGCTCGCCAAGGAGCTACACATCCCCGAGGAGCAGTGGGAGGCGCTGCGCTGGGGTGCCCTGCTCCACGATATCGGCAAGATGGGGGTCCCCGATGAGGTCCTGCGCAAGCCGGGGGCACTCACGCCTGAGGAGCGCTTGATTATCGAGGAGCACCCCAGGATCGCCTACGAGCTCCTCAGACCTATCTCCTTCCTCAAAGACGCGCTCGTGATTCCCTACTGCCACCACGAGCGCTGGGATGGCAAGGGGTACCCACAAGGGCTTGCGGGAGAGAACATTCCTCTGGCTGCCCGCCTCTTCTCCATTGTCGATGTCTGGGATGCGCTCACCAGCGACCGGTCGTACCGGAAGGCGTGGAGTGTCGAGAAGTCCCGTGCCTACCTGGAGGAGCAGGCGGGGTGCGCCTTCGACCCCGCCCTTGTTCAGGCATTCTGTCGCATGCTCGCAGCGCAGCGCTAG